In the Vanessa atalanta chromosome 13, ilVanAtal1.2, whole genome shotgun sequence genome, ttataatgaaaaatacttCCTTGAAATgtgtaataatgttatttgtattcGTAGCAACTCGTGTAAAGACAATAGACTCGAAATGTATTAATTCAACTGATCCCACActtgaatattaataagtatcGTCACCTATAAAGCGagagtagttttatttttcagcTCACTTTCTCGTGAGACttcaaataacaaacaatatgGGAACACATACTGTCATCATTCTCGTAGCCTTCTCATGTTTCGTAGCAGCGGTCACTTCCCAAGACTACGGAGAGGTGTACTGTGGGCGACGACTCGCTACGGCCCTAGCTCTCCTCTGCAATAATAACTTGATCAAGAAGTCTGAACACAGTAACACATATGTGGACTTCAGCTGGCCATGGATGGAAGCACGCAAAGCACACAGCTTGGGTCGCCGTAAGCGGCAGGTGGCGACGGAGTGTTGTGACAAGCCTTGCACCAGAGGCGAACTCTTATCGTACTGTGGTAACTGAACATACCAACAATGAGtgataattcataattaaatctttattaatatttataattcgaattTTTTACATGTATACATAATTTCTAGGAAAaccttaaagttaaatttatattctaaagcTATATTTAAATCCTTCGTAATAACCCACCCTTATTGGCattttcatcattaaaatatcgtaattgaataaaatatataaaccgatatcaatatttttaatcgaaatgAATATAATCCGCTCGCCATGCCCCGACggtgattaaatatttacaatcccAAAACATACACCTTTTTTGGTTGATTTTGAAAGGTTATATTCACGGATTATTCGCAATACCGTTTTTGGTATTCAGGGTATTATAGaattccatttaaataattgtattgataccaaacattttatttccatttaaaagTAATCTTATAAAAAAGGTTTGTTTTTCCAAGTGATGAATATCAGAATACCGTATAcaccttattattttataaccaacATTCTCCtggaaagataaaaaaacaaggaaattattttaaaacctgTAAAGTTAAATTAGATTGATATATTCCTACCAACCAGATGTTAAAATTAGTTGCTATAAGAATGGACAAATAACCATctgactttaaaataacaaattacaaaacCAACCAAAAATTTGTAACTCAGAAATAATATGTCCGAAGTACGCAAACTTCGCGCCAAATAGTAAACCAATCAGTGACAGGCaatcgcattttttttaaatattacgttaaaagGTATTGATGCATTAGGCAGTgatcacatattttatttatattaaagttagttCATACAAACACTTTTGGGTCGaagttttataagataaatcaaatgttaagctaccaccggtttgaaaTGTAGATCTTTTCCGAGAAGAGTCGCTAAATCTATAGTTTCTTTGTCATcaatcatattcaatatattaataataacgtgCAATGGACTCTCTATATCCTGCaggaaaatcaacgaataccaACTCAACAATGAGTTtttaatttgctattttttcctaaatataaaaccttgaCCTAAGAAGGGTGGAGTATTTCTCTTATAATGATCTAAAGCTGATATGATATAAAGTcagattttaatgttttgatgCAGAGCAACCGTCAATACCGCAATGGCTTAAGAAGGGATgtctagcgatgtaaaagtAGCAGGATCAATCCTGACCCCTTTGGCTAATGTCGTCCCTACTCCTAACCCAGGCTTTAAGCTTAAATGGAGGGGTAAAGAGAAATATTAGTGATTCCTTATAATGGGCTAttgctaatattaatttaaaccaaataactctttatttggcttaaattaatattagcaagccgagatggcccagtggctagaacgcgtgcatcttaaccgatgatttcgggttcgaacccaggcaggcaccactgaattttcatgtgcttaatttgtgtttatcattcatctcgtgctcggcggtaaaggaaaacatagtgaagaaacctgcatgtgtctaatttcaacgaaattctgccacatgtgtattccgccaacccgcattggagcagcgtggtggaatatgctccaaaccttctcctcaaagggagaggaggcctttagcccagcagtgggaaaacttacaggctgctaaaaaaaatctctttattttatgttaaaatattgcatTATCTCAATAAATCATCTGTTCGTATGTAtgtaacttatattttgttaaacggTTGGATTTTTTGTTTGTGGAACTTTTGATGGtttttatgtgtgtattttAATGGGTAAAAAAGTATTAGATTTGTATAGAACACCGTGGTCGGCTTTAGCGGCCCTGTCGGGTTTTAGGCCCCCATATCACTTTACGTGATCACTCGCTATGGGAAGTATTGCCCAATACTCATTGTACTGGGCAGGCGACCTTCAGAAAGAGATGGGGCAGGGCAAGTTCTTGAAGAAGGTAACGGTACTCGACTGGATACCGAAAGCGGGGAATAAGGAGTTTCGACGCACCTTGGGGCAGAGCTGTGTGCAATTGAAAGATGTTATACGTTGACGATACATGTATGTTAGATATTATACTGATAAGATAGAAAAACTATTAACTTGTTCTAGTACCACTGACTTGGTCTATCTTTGTTAGAATTCAGATTAATCACGAAAAACCACTCCATTCTGAAAATGTAAGCAATTCTGTATCACTGATAGCAAATTGGCatacaacaaataatttggttttaagcactagtcatttatttttcatatataatatataactatttggCGGTTATTCTTCTTGGTAAGTAACATCGACATCAtctattctatcgccaagcagtaatacttagtgtgGTTGTCTTCCGATTAAAAAGATGAGCGAGCCAGccattacaggcacaagggacttaaaaATTCAAGGTTGGGGGCGTATTGGATaagaaatgataaaattatcattggcagtggtgaccactttacaTCACGTAGTCTATTTGCCTGTCCACCTACCTCATCATCTCAAAATGATCTTCATTACAAATAGGtggcttttaaattattctattctCTCAAGTGACGAATCGTAATCAAAAGGCTATTCGAATAGAgtgaataaaaactaaattttattttttgttttaatgcttAATTAATGACCAATTTAACCCTTTATAGTTTGAGGTGGACAAATTGTCAGAAATTCTTCGAAGCTGCTGTTCTACTGAAACTTATGTTGAGAGCGACATAGCAAATTTCTTTAACAATTATGATCTCATTAATGAGAATACGAGCGATGTAATGATCATATCTAAAGTCATATTACAGAAGTAATGGCGTATTGCTCATTaccgttaataattattttttttccaactATTGCGCCTCAAATTTCCAGCATGGTTGTATAATATGAAGCCTTGTATAAAGTTTAGTGTGATTTTCTTAAAAGGTTCTATCTAAGTTGTAAGCTTTGAATTTGGAAATGAACATATGTCTATCGTATATGACTTTGTTCActtccaaactttctcctcaaagagagaggaggccttagcccagcagtgagaaatttacaggctgttaatgtaatgaaatgtaataatatgactttgtattttataattatggatTATATCGTTGACTTTTCACGCGTTAGCCTATTGTACTTTATAGATACTTACTATGTAACTTCAAATGTacgcaaatattattaaaattaagaagtcATATGATTTTATGTGCATAATGTGTTAGGTATCCTTCCTTTAAATCAATAGTTATGGCGATCAaagattggaaaaaaaaatcccatatacaattacatattgtaacgaataaaatatacaggtctttgattaataaataaatctttaatttaatgattagtcatttactttaaaagaaatcctataattgaatattttacttacaattactaacaaagaaataatttaatttattaataaggtcAGCCATATAGtcttaaatttatactatagaCATTGCAGTATTTAATTGCCACAATAAGATAAGAGTTCGTCGATCGTGCAAGGCTTGTCACAGCACTCCGCGACCACCTGCCTCTTATTCCTGCCCATGCTATGTGCTCTGTGCGCTTCTATCCACGGCCAGCTTGGATCCATGTTCTGTGCTGATGTATACTGCGAAGGAGTCCTCTTGATCAGGTTGTTATCGCAGAGGAGAGCGAGAACTGTTGCCAGCCGTCTTCCACAGTAGACCTCCCCATAGCCTTGGGAAGTCACCATGCCTGCCAAAACTGTGAAAACGAAGATGACGAATACAGCTTGTGTCCTCATCTTGTGTGTTGTTTGAAGGTGCGCGGAGATGTGTGCTGAAAGCGATAATTACAGCACCTTATATAGCTCGTGTGttcatgaatattataatttatttcaacacttAACATACTTAATTAACTATCATGACGTCACGAAAGTTATGAATGAGCTTTATAGCATTCgttgtaagtatttaataatctcTAAAGTTAACAAAGACTCATCTTCatctttaaattgtatttactcattttatatttaaaaaaataaagttgtggtgaaaatgtatttttaatagataattttatctttGGAAAGGGctttaccatttattttattttataaaaatattttgtatctggTTAAAGagcaaaatacaaaacaaaaataatatacacatgaCACAGAGGCAGCAgctcatatattctatcgttcgttataaatgttttttcattTACGTGACAGATGTCTTTGTCTCGGAATGACAATCTTCCAAACGGTTTTTGCACTGTAAAAATAAGGTTATGTACATGTTAGCATGTCATAAAAACCGATCTTGtaagtatgtataatatgtaataagccttataatgattttatcatATTTCTTCTCATATTCCAAAAGCAAGTTAACAAAATCATCAATGTTGTAAAATAAAGCGagagtagttttatttttcagcTCACTTTCTCGTGAGACttcaaataacaaacaatatgGGAACACATACTGTCATCGTTCTCGTAGCCTTCTCATGTTTCGTAGCAGCGGTCACTTCCCAAGACTACGGAGAGGTGTACTGTGGGCGACGACTCGCTACGGCCCTAGCTCTCCTCTGCAATAATAACTTGATCAAGAAGTCTGAACACAGTAACACACGTGTGGACTTCAGCTGGCCATGGATGGAAGCACGCAAAGCACACAGCTTGGGTCGCCGTAAGCGGCAGGTGGCGACGGAGTGCTGTGACAAGCCTTGCACCAGAAACGAACTGTTATCGTACTGCGGTAACTGAACATACCGACAATGACCGAAGGAATCCTTCAGATAATGTAAATACACGCTAATGTTTTCTTTCTGAAGGTTCTTGTAATATactagaaaattatatttagattataattcCCTCGTAAGTGTATGTTTTCTCATATACTTTGTATGTTAGTTGGCGCATCATAAAGGcagtaaaactataaataattatttacttactataCTCGACTTATTTCCAATTAAAACGTTCCAAACTTTTtaacataaagtatttttaatacattgatTCCCAATTGACCGTAATATGTAacctatatctatattttaatacaatagcaAACCAATATGTgtattcattgttattaaaatgtaagaaCGAGTTTAATAATTCGCGAAAGCATAttacttacaatttatttactatttatttatttctcatcaCAATAAATTCCGTGGAATGTTAATGTTACAATATAATCATGCACAAACTTGGTTGAGTTTTACCataaactttgtaataattaatgatgaTGTCATCCTGATATCTCAAAGGATAACAGTCAACTCAGCAGGAcacattatagtgcacaaatgtgcgCAGATAAAGCTGCAGTCTCTAATccgtcactctcataatccgaaggGACGTCGAATCCgaaacgaccggaaagagttcaggcgcacgatcaacggctttacgagctttccgaggcacgggaatgtACACATTTCCAACTTCCATATTCCGGGCAGACTATTTCGAATTTTAACCCATTTCCTTTAAATCTGCGGCCCTTTAGCAAGCcactaaacaaattaataatatataaatgataaaaaataattgtgtaaataacaataaatctaATCTgtctataaaaatctaaatgactgacatttcataaaaataaaaataatataaaaaaaataatatccgtCGGTTAGATATTTACAATTCAtactattataactatttactaacatttttaatatgtaaatgtgTCTGGTTTTTCGTTCCCACATAAAACATATCAACAGATCGGCGGATATAAATACAGCCTTTAAAGATAAACTACTAAGAGAAACTGCAGAGAAATGATTGAAAGTAAAACATAACAACTTTTAATTAGCTTGACCCGAGTTCTGAATCCTCGGAACCTTGGAATCTTCGGAGAATCTCGGAGCCTTATAAGTGACTCACTAGATCAACAGggaattcaaaacaaaaaaataaataaaactaaagttacTCTATTCTTGTGTTATTCTACGTTACTCCAAatcggaatgaaaattttaaacattactcCAGATGGTGGATACACGTctgacagattttcatccacACATCATGCTGGTTTCCTTACTATGTTTTTCGTTATtgtcaagcacgagatgaattataaacaattacgcACGTGAAAATTAAGTGGCTCGTCCGGACTAAGATGCGtaatcttcagttaagattaaattgttttaagaatTGCGTTATTAGCTCTCAAAATAtgcatacaaaatgtattttaaattgtataaatatattacatactagcGACCAGAGGCAGCTTctcacgggtgcaatttatacCTACCCTATAGATTATACGAGTGATATGGATTTctagcagattttttttttataattgattaattagtTCCCTAGATTAATTTCTTCATACTTATACAATTAATAGACATATTGACGATTTAGTCTTATAGGTTGTTTATTcgttatttagaaaaaataatcaaaacaaaatttttcttctctgttatttattttataaattaaaacttagttTTGATGAAAACACGAACAGAGAAAGACATTTAACTGAATTCTCCTTTCACAAACTCTCAAAGTTTAGTAACTACACGGCTCGTTTCCTCACAAAATTGTTGCAATTGTCTTTAAATTGGTTCTCTGATCTACGGAATGATTAGATACAAACTCCGGTTTTTTGCGGCCGTAACCGCTTCAATCTAgttcttaaacttttttttctgctccaaataaaagttaattgtgtaagatacattttattttactcatttaattaaatctagtaAGAGTTTGATTAATCGAactgttaatacaaaaaaaaaatcaagatattGCTATAATTTGTATTGCTATGTTCAAATTTGATCGGTTAGTGAGTGACAAGTTACCTAAggcagtacattatttttattggtttacagaattcgaatattataaatgcaaaagtaactccgGTGAACCGATTTAAATACGGTAAATTTTGGGATgatggtttgtgtgctataggtaaagttttataaatattgtgcgAGTAAAACCGCTAGTAAATTCATAAACAACTAAACAAACTCTTCTTATATACATCAAATGGTTGGCGCtctgaaaagttttttttataatccttaTAATCCTTTGTGTATGAAGGCGATCACGTAACCAGCCGAGCATGAGGTAGAGTAATTgttccaatttttatttaaaaaaatgcagtcCAGAAAATGAACCACAGTTATCACAGCCAATAGACTAtgttggtactgtaagaaatattaaccacttcctatatcgccaatgcgcccccAACATTGGGAACGAAACTATTTCCAGTGTGCCTCTAGTACATTGGTTCACTTATCCTTGCCAGAGGACCATAAtaatcgatactaatattataaatgacaaagtaactttgtctgtctttGTGCATATCACGGAAGGACAGATGCTAGTTTTTATGACAAACACTTGATGATTGATCAACTCCTAGTTCAAAATatttgctgtttggcagtaacATATGTGACAAGTGCGTAGTAAGACCAAACCCAGACAGTCTTATAAAAAGTTCTTcctaaaatgaatttaaatagaaaagtttGCAGATCATTTTATCTAGCAAAGAGTTTCAAACACGTCCGATCGTTTAGCATATTGATGATGAAAAAAGAACGAGGATTAAATTctacgaaaataattaaaacgagcAACAAAGTTCTAACAACATTGTAAATTATCCGCCCAAGTTTTCTTTCCGAGgcagttattttttaagtatgtttaaGTTTAATACTCTCTGAGACTTAACGGAGATCGTGTTCACTTTGCCTTATGaatttttttacgtttgttttgatatttcaaTTCGTTATCGGCCTTATAGACATTGTGTAGTGGTGGTTCAGTGAAATACTCGCAGCGTTGTTTAACCCATCACTCTCTTAACAACAGTTATAGATACAgcagatgaattacaaacacaacccacatgaaaattcattggtgcgcGCCGGGATTTCATCCCGatttaggtaggtaggtaggtaggtagcaAATCTGCTACCAGGAGGTGTCACTACCGCTCACAGacattggctctgtaagaaatattaaccattccttacatcaccaatgcgccccTAACATTGGATACCAAAGCataatgtcccttgtacctacaGTTACACACCCTTCAAATGGCGTACCATGTAtgtaagcattgctgtttggcggtagaatatatgattagtgAGTTGTATCTACCCAGACTACTTGCAAAATTGTCTATCATGAAACAAGTTGAGTACATGAAATAGTGCTTGTCCGATTTTGAAGCCGCAATGTCAGTTCAGATTCACGTATTTTAACCACTGGATTTTCACGGCTCTTTCTTAAAAgcaaatacaattatgttatttaaacaaaggCTTTATTAATTGTGTGCTAATTAACAGTAACGATGCTGAATGTTTTCTAAAATATCTGATCCCGTCTTATTGCCTTTAGTGGTTTATTTTCCGCGTTGaaaatcggaattgcgattcattCGGAAAACGCTGCTGGCATTTTTGTTACCATTCCACGCGGCCTTTAtggtcaatatttataatatagtttaaattgtAGTGTATTGTAGTAGGAAGCgttgttttttttcaattataattcactagtaagttattaataaatgtataacaataaaattataccatataaatataatttgatattcactgagccgagatgacccagtggttagaacgcgtgcatcttaaccgatgatttcgggttcaaacccaggcaggcaccactgaaatttcatgtgcttaatttgtgtttataattcatctcgtgctcggcggtgaaggaaaacatcgtgaggaaacctgcatttgtctaatttcaacgaaattcagccacatgtgtattccgccaacccgcattggagcagcgtggtggaatatgctccaaaccttctcctcaaagggagaggaagcctttgtcccagctgtgggacatttacgggctgctaatgtatgtaatgtattcaCTCAGGCATAAGGTAGCTCTCTCCCagggaaaataaaatatataaatagaaatggaTCATCTGTTCCGAAGATTACCCTGcacatataaacaaacatatcttacctctttataatatatcggAATTAATTTGTCtccatatatatattctactagTTTCGCGGCCTCGCTTACTTTTTGGGGTTCGTTGATCAGGTTCtacgtataaaaaagtagctatGTTCTTCCATTAACCtataagcttgcttcatactaaattccATCAAATATCATTCAGTGTTTTGCCGTGAAAAAGCAACATACAGACATACAGAGctactttcattta is a window encoding:
- the LOC125068522 gene encoding bombyxin A-1 homolog → MRTQAVFVIFVFTVLAGMVTSQGYGEVYCGRRLATVLALLCDNNLIKRTPSQYTSAQNMDPSWPWIEAHRAHSMGRNKRQVVAECCDKPCTIDELLSYCGN